One Ignavibacterium sp. DNA segment encodes these proteins:
- a CDS encoding isocitrate lyase/phosphoenolpyruvate mutase family protein translates to MNNRFDHIRQNELSEKFHALHHSDEMLVLPNAWDCASAKIFEVAGFKAIATTSSGISWSCGYKDGEHIPPDLMIEVIDRMSHCVNIPLTADIEAGYYGNDLDKFSEFIGNVIKAGAVGINLEDGDSKTKSMININLQIKKIKSVKEVAKQKGVNLFLNARTDAIELVQGDLKTKIKACIERAKAFEEAGADGIFIPFVKEIETVEELKKAIRLPLNILINDTVKIDELKKLKVNRVSVGGKPMLASLNILKVIATELQSGNNWNSLFVKDPNYLEVNKWFV, encoded by the coding sequence ATGAATAATAGATTTGATCATATCAGACAAAATGAATTATCAGAAAAATTTCACGCATTACATCATAGTGATGAAATGCTTGTGCTGCCAAATGCATGGGATTGTGCTTCTGCAAAGATATTTGAAGTTGCCGGATTTAAGGCGATTGCAACAACGAGTTCCGGTATATCCTGGTCCTGCGGATACAAAGATGGTGAACACATTCCGCCGGATTTAATGATTGAGGTTATAGACCGTATGTCGCATTGCGTTAATATTCCTCTTACTGCTGATATTGAAGCAGGATACTATGGAAATGATCTTGATAAATTTTCAGAGTTTATCGGAAATGTAATTAAAGCTGGTGCAGTTGGGATTAATCTCGAAGATGGTGATTCTAAAACCAAATCAATGATTAATATTAATCTTCAGATAAAAAAAATAAAATCAGTTAAAGAAGTTGCTAAACAAAAAGGAGTTAATTTATTTCTGAATGCCAGAACGGATGCAATTGAGCTGGTACAGGGAGATTTAAAAACTAAAATTAAAGCCTGCATTGAAAGAGCTAAAGCATTTGAAGAAGCGGGTGCAGACGGGATATTTATTCCTTTTGTAAAAGAAATAGAAACAGTTGAAGAATTAAAAAAGGCAATCAGACTGCCTTTAAATATTCTGATTAATGATACGGTAAAAATTGACGAGCTGAAAAAATTAAAAGTAAACAGAGTTAGTGTCGGCGGTAAACCAATGTTAGCTTCTCTGAATATACTCAAAGTAATTGCAACTGAATTACAGTCTGGTAATAATTGGAACTCACTTTTTGTAAAAGATCCGAATTATTTAGAAGTGAACAAATGGTTTGTGTGA
- a CDS encoding zinc-binding dehydrogenase, with the protein MKAVRFVGVIKPLKLQEIPIPEIRKRDILVKIKAAGICHSDAHYRAGISPVSFTPLTLGHEIAGIVEKTGEEVTNVKPGDRVCLHYLITCGDCYYCSTGNEQFCKQGKMIGHHTDGGYAEYIAVPSRNAIHLPDVIPFEQGATLMCASATAYHALLKSRIKPGDKVAIFGVGGLGQSAIQLAKAFGASMVFAIDIDEKKLKLAAQYGAVPINGKTTNPVEEIKNLNANKGVDVAIEMIGLIQTQKQALQSVGPMGRVVLVGLSNKNLSVNTYSEILGNEVELIGSNDHLLQELPKLIDFAAKKMLDTSQIVSRTIPLDEDAINDTLDALEKFDAGVRTVIVL; encoded by the coding sequence ATGAAAGCAGTTCGTTTTGTAGGGGTAATTAAACCTTTAAAATTGCAGGAAATCCCAATCCCTGAAATAAGGAAGCGCGACATTTTAGTGAAAATAAAAGCAGCAGGCATTTGCCATTCTGATGCGCATTATCGTGCAGGAATTTCACCAGTGAGTTTTACTCCGCTAACATTAGGCCACGAAATAGCCGGTATAGTGGAGAAAACGGGCGAAGAAGTTACAAATGTTAAACCCGGAGATAGAGTTTGTCTTCATTATCTTATTACCTGCGGTGATTGCTATTACTGTTCAACGGGCAACGAGCAATTTTGTAAACAAGGTAAAATGATAGGACATCATACAGATGGAGGTTATGCAGAATACATTGCGGTTCCATCACGTAATGCAATTCATCTTCCGGATGTAATTCCATTTGAACAAGGAGCTACTTTGATGTGTGCTTCTGCTACTGCCTATCACGCTTTACTAAAAAGCAGAATAAAACCCGGTGATAAAGTTGCAATATTTGGTGTTGGCGGTTTGGGGCAATCTGCGATACAGCTTGCAAAAGCTTTTGGTGCATCAATGGTATTTGCAATTGATATTGATGAAAAGAAATTGAAACTTGCTGCTCAGTATGGTGCTGTTCCGATAAACGGAAAAACAACTAATCCTGTTGAAGAGATTAAAAATTTAAACGCAAATAAAGGTGTTGATGTTGCAATAGAAATGATCGGATTAATACAAACACAAAAACAAGCTCTGCAATCTGTTGGTCCAATGGGACGAGTGGTGCTCGTTGGTCTTTCAAATAAAAATCTTTCTGTAAATACTTACAGCGAAATACTTGGGAATGAAGTTGAATTAATCGGCTCAAATGATCATCTGTTGCAGGAGCTTCCTAAACTGATTGATTTTGCAGCAAAGAAAATGCTTGATACTTCACAAATTGTAAGCCGGACTATCCCATTGGATGAAGATGCTATTAATGATACACTTGATGCTTTAGAAAAGTTTGATGCAGGAGTAAGGACGGTCATTGTCCTTTAA
- a CDS encoding lipoate--protein ligase, translating to MLCIYHESTDPYFNVAADEYILKYIEEDCFMLWRNDNAIIVGKFQNTLSEINYEYVKEHNISVVRRLSGGGAVYHDLGNLNFSFTQSGKDTSLSDFEKFTSPIIEVIRSLGIDARFEGKNDLVIDGRKFSGNAAHIYNNKILHHGTILFASEMRNISEALRINPVKYIDKAVKSIPKRVTNISEHLKTKISLEEFTKKLMDYVLANYPDARLYKFTEDDKIKIQKLRDEKYATYEWNFGKSPEYNFKKSVRTKGGLLEMNLEVKNGIIEKAKIFGDFFSEKGIEDIEHALINIHHEEKNLRDILSKYPIEQHFRSINIDDLIAAMF from the coding sequence TTGCTTTGCATTTATCATGAATCAACTGATCCATATTTTAATGTTGCTGCAGATGAATATATATTAAAGTATATTGAAGAAGATTGCTTTATGCTGTGGCGCAACGATAACGCCATTATCGTAGGTAAATTTCAGAATACACTTTCAGAAATAAATTATGAATATGTCAAAGAACATAACATCTCAGTTGTACGAAGACTATCCGGCGGCGGGGCTGTTTATCACGACCTTGGCAATCTGAATTTCTCTTTTACACAATCAGGTAAGGATACCAGTTTATCAGATTTTGAAAAGTTTACCAGCCCTATTATTGAAGTTATAAGAAGTCTTGGAATAGATGCGCGCTTTGAAGGGAAAAATGATTTGGTGATTGATGGAAGAAAATTTTCAGGAAATGCAGCACACATTTACAATAACAAAATCTTACATCACGGAACTATTCTTTTTGCTTCTGAAATGAGAAATATTAGTGAAGCATTGCGGATTAACCCGGTAAAATATATTGATAAAGCCGTGAAGTCCATTCCTAAAAGAGTTACAAACATTTCCGAGCATTTAAAAACTAAAATCAGTCTTGAAGAGTTTACTAAGAAATTAATGGATTATGTTCTCGCAAATTATCCGGATGCACGCCTTTATAAATTTACTGAAGATGATAAAATAAAGATTCAAAAGTTAAGAGATGAAAAGTATGCAACTTATGAATGGAATTTTGGGAAATCGCCTGAATATAATTTTAAAAAGTCAGTACGCACAAAAGGCGGCTTGCTTGAAATGAATCTTGAAGTAAAAAACGGAATTATTGAAAAAGCAAAAATCTTCGGTGATTTCTTTTCTGAAAAAGGAATCGAGGACATTGAACATGCTTTAATAAACATACATCACGAAGAAAAAAACTTAAGAGATATCTTATCTAAATATCCGATTGAACAGCACTTTCGCAGCATCAATATTGATGATCTGATTGCTGCTATGTTTTGA
- a CDS encoding MarC family protein, with translation MLTYVHTFINMLFISIVALFPVINPIGSALIVNPYLSQLPDSDKKAAVKKIALYAFSICVVALFAGRWILELFGISIPVIQLAGGIVICILGWESLSSRDNTKTEAKDLESLTNNNYTNNVKDKLFYPITFPITTGAGTISVLFTLSAHSSNADWLSYLINNAAMLLAIIVMCILIYFLYGHTKNIVRRLGNEGQTIANRFIAFLIFCVGLQIAITGIKNLF, from the coding sequence ATGTTAACCTATGTTCATACATTTATTAATATGCTTTTTATAAGTATTGTTGCGTTGTTTCCTGTTATTAATCCTATTGGATCAGCTTTAATTGTTAATCCATATCTGTCACAGCTTCCGGACTCTGACAAAAAAGCTGCGGTAAAAAAAATTGCCCTTTATGCTTTTTCGATTTGTGTTGTAGCTTTATTTGCCGGTAGATGGATACTTGAGTTATTCGGTATCTCAATTCCTGTAATACAATTAGCCGGCGGCATTGTGATTTGTATATTAGGTTGGGAGTCACTCTCTTCACGTGATAACACTAAAACCGAGGCAAAAGATTTAGAAAGTCTTACTAATAACAACTATACCAATAATGTAAAAGATAAACTTTTTTATCCTATCACTTTTCCGATTACAACCGGAGCCGGAACTATCTCCGTGCTTTTCACACTAAGCGCACATAGCTCAAATGCAGACTGGTTAAGCTATCTGATTAATAATGCAGCAATGCTTTTAGCAATCATTGTAATGTGCATCTTAATATATTTTCTTTATGGACATACAAAGAATATAGTTAGAAGATTAGGTAATGAAGGACAAACAATTGCAAATCGTTTTATTGCTTTTCTTATTTTTTGTGTCGGACTGCAGATCGCAATAACTGGAATCAAAAATTTATTTTGA
- a CDS encoding DinB family protein, protein MFLTKILIEEIQQEAVNTKKMLGRVPAEKFEWRPHEKSMTLKQLAVHTANLSRRPAQIITTKYLDMADSSIKKPEVNSTQDLLKEFEEGTSQSIDALTSVSDDDLNVNWIMRRGEHIIIDTSKAAAIRNMGLSHLYHHRAQLSVYLRLLDVPVPGMYGQSADDKLLVKG, encoded by the coding sequence ATGTTTCTAACAAAAATATTAATCGAAGAAATTCAACAGGAAGCTGTTAACACAAAAAAAATGTTAGGGCGTGTTCCTGCTGAAAAATTTGAATGGCGTCCTCACGAAAAATCAATGACTTTAAAACAACTGGCGGTACATACAGCTAATTTATCCAGACGACCGGCTCAGATTATCACCACTAAGTATCTGGATATGGCTGATAGCTCAATTAAAAAACCAGAAGTAAATAGTACTCAGGATTTATTAAAAGAATTTGAAGAAGGAACCAGCCAATCCATTGATGCTTTAACTTCAGTTAGTGATGATGATTTAAATGTAAATTGGATTATGCGAAGAGGCGAGCATATTATAATAGATACTTCTAAAGCTGCTGCTATTCGTAATATGGGCTTGAGTCATCTTTATCATCATAGAGCACAATTAAGTGTTTATCTTCGGTTGTTAGATGTTCCTGTTCCCGGAATGTATGGGCAAAGCGCAGATGATAAATTGCTGGTTAAAGGATAA